A stretch of DNA from Sebastes umbrosus isolate fSebUmb1 chromosome 14, fSebUmb1.pri, whole genome shotgun sequence:
gcagtgaggcccaaagagcaaatgtaggagtgagtattagggccacattgagggaaaaaacatctgagatttacagaataaagtcagaatattaggaaaataaagtcataactttactagaaaaaaaagtggtaatattacgagaataaagtcataacattacgagaaaaaaagtcgtaatattacgagaatgaagtcataacattacgagaaaaaaagtggtaatattacgagaatgaagtcataacattacgagaaaaaaagtcgtaatattacgagaatgaagtcataacattacgagaaaaaaagtcgtaatattacgagaatgaagtcataacattacgagaaaaaaagtggtaatattacgagaatgaagtcataacattacgagaatgaagtcataacattacgagaaaaaaagtggtaatattacgagaatgaagtcataacattacgagaaaaaaagtggtaatattacgagaatgaagtcataacattacgagaaaaaaagtcgtaatattgcgagaataaagtcataacttaacaagaaaaaagtcgaaatattacgagaataaagtcataacttaacaagaaaaaagtcgtaatattacgagaataaagtcataacattacgagaaaaaaagtggtaatattacgagaatgaagtcataacattacgagaaaaaaagtcgtaatattgcgagaataaagtcataacttaacaagaaaaaagtcgtaatattacgagaataaagtcataacttaacaagaaaaaagtcgtaatattgcgagaataaagtcataacttaacaagaaaaaaagtcgtaatattacgagaataaagtcataacttaacaagaaaaaagtcgttatattacgagaataaagtcataacttaacaagaaaaaagtcataatattacgagaataaagtcataacattacgagaaaaaaagtggtaatattacgagaatgaagtcataacattacgataaaaaaagtcgtaatattgcgagaataaagtcataacttaacaagaaaaaagtcataatattacgagaataaagtcataacttaacaagaaaaaagtcgtaatattgcgagaataaagtcataacttaacaagaaaaaaagtcgtaatattgcgagaataaaatcataacttaacaagaaaaaaagtcgtaatattacgagaataaagtcataacttaacaagaaaaaagtcgtaatattactagacttcattctcataatacaactttttcctcataaacctatgactttattctcataatattatgactttattcttgaaatctcagattttattttccccctcaatgtggccctaatactcagtGGTTCCATAaccctacaacaatgataaataaaaatgaaaatgtaaacacaaaacagttattcatttccatttttataaatccacaggagaggagctgaagagctgcgtGTTTCTGACCCCTGCTTTAAATGGACActgtaatgttaatgttaaggTGGCACTTGGCAGTAtcatgttttggcatcattgggcaaatattccataataacctttcagcatattgtaattcaagatctagacttctgcacctcctcatggctctgttttcaggctttagaataCCTAGCTCTACCTAACCTGACTGGTAAAGAGGAGGTTATGCAATAAGGTGCAGATGTTTGCTCAGACAGAACATCTGTGATGATGTGGCCCTCCTctctcaacaaacaacaaataataaaaagcacATGTCAGCAAACTAGCTATCGTTCATTTAACTAACATGATAAACTAGTTAATATGCTGAATAATCGAGTGGACGTACCGTATTTGAAGGCTGTAGCAGCTCCGAGCAGAGTGCAGGCACTCCCTACGAGTGACTTGAATAACATAACAGCAGCAGATTATATATTTCCTTATCGCGTTCAAGTCAACCAGAGAAGTTTAGTTCAGCTTGAGTTCCGGGTTCGTCCTCCTTTTCACCTTTCACCCGCCAGGCTCAATCAATCAAACCTGTGGGAGTCGATCAGGAGTAACCAGTTAAACTCgaataaatgtgttaattttagtattttttaatGAGGAATTCATAAAGATACACTATGATATATGTGAGGgatgtttatataatattttagcCTGATTAACACTTTTAAATACATCGATTTAAcaggtttgatttgttttttgagTTTTCTGTTTGTCCCTTCAGGCTCGCCGTAGGTGAATAATCTCTCttctagtgatgggaatttagGCTCTTTTTAGCgatccagatcatttggctcagctcaccaagaagagccggctctttcggctcccaaacggctcttcgtttttaccacttctgcttttataattcagccaaatttagctttagctgttttcacctatgattagtatgtatgcacatatatcacttaaaaggactatttgtaactttcagaaatgtttgttaacagcgacacctgtggccgttaagtcaacgaaagtcggcgtcgggctcgcgcttgctcgctataaatggacatgaacgagcatcgctcaaaacagtgaggcgacacacgtcagctaaaaccacaatatcactctatatttcagctgcttggcagtaatgttagctgaccagacgaaggtctctccatgaatcagtgctgatcctagtgttggcttttcctgcttcagcctgccgaccgtggccggagggaacaggggagacgccagagttttggttggagacgataacgtttctcgttgcggagccccgtcacttcaaaagacatgggaaacctctgttggtcttgaggagctgaagcatttatttctgcacaaacgtccactgtacattcacaagatattctcagagctgctaactcttctgcagtgtgtagtgtgcgcgcatgcacgtgaggtggagcgagaatgagcgtggtgtgtgagtgaaggcaggcagaggagcagagtacagtagagactccgctgaccaaagctacggtctcccctgtgtattctggccgtggtcggggggctggagcaggaagagttgacactgttttgcaagacaggcttcactagatataactttatggttttggtgcttcagtgtagtttgtgttggagtctgagtctgaacagcgtagccacacacgagcgtgcatatgcgagtgcgcatgggaaaccgaccaggtagatttatacatgtaaaaagttacaaacagtccctttaaagaaaaacaaaaaaacaaaaaaaaacggcttCCTTATCGCGCACCTAAATGagtcggctctttgaaccggctcgttcgtgaccTACACACCACTACCTCAGTGAGTGTCGGTCAAAGTCTCGGTAAACCGGTGCTGACAGCTTCAGAGCGGCTCAAACCTTCCAAAACTTCTCCACAATGACAGCAAGAAACGTATCTCGCTTCTGGGAATGGGGGAGGAAGATAATCTGCGTCGGGAGGAACTACGCAGACCATGCAAAAGAGCTGAAAAACGCCATTCCCACCGAGCCCGTCCTGTTCCTGAAGCCACCTTCTGCCTATGTGACAGAAGGCTCCTCCATCCAGGTGCCCACCTACTGCAGCAACCTGCACCATGAGGTGGAGCTGGGGGTGGTGATAGGTAAAGGAGGCACTGCTATCTCTCAGTCTGCAGCTATGGAGCATGTTGCAGGATATGCATTGTGCTTGGATATGACAGCCAGAGATGTGCAGGATGAGTGCAAATCCAAAGGTCTTCCATGGACTTTAGCCAAAGCTTTCAACACCTCCTGTCCAGTCAGTGAGTTCATCCCCAAAGAGCGCATCCCAGACCCGGGCAACGTGactctgtggctgaaggtgaaCGACCAGCTGAGGCAGAAAGGCTGCACCGACCAGATGATCTTCTCCATCCCTTATCTCATCAGCTACATCAGTGAGTTCATCACCCTGGAGGAGGGAGACCTCATCCTCACTGGGACCCCTAAAGGAGTCTCTGCTGTGCAGGAGCACGATGAGCTGCAGGCTGGCATCCAGGATGTGGTCTCCATGAGCTTCAGGGTGGAGAGGCAGGACCAgtagaggaaaataaaaagacacTATAATGATGAGGAGAAATAAATCAGAGAGTTTACTAGAAGTTTGagtcaaattattttaaatatatattttcaatatCAGTGTGGAGCCTTATTTCTAATGCTGCCTTGTGCATTATTTGACAATAATTGATGTGTACTTGTGATCTATCTACTTCAACCAAAATAATTCATCGTCACTGTCTTTGTCTCAGATCATCAGAAGTGTTCAGTTGCATCTTTTATTCAAATCAAAGGTGCAATATTGTGTTTGTAAAAATATTATAAGTAATTTTTAATATCAGTGTGGATCAGCAGATGGCAGTGTTGTGCCATCAACACCTTATTTCTGATGCTGCCTTTGTgctttatttgaaaataattgattgtaattgatctttttttttactgtattatgtACTTCAACCATATGAAAGTAATTCACTGTCTTCGTCTCAGATTACAGAAGTTTTCAAAACTTTTATTCAAATAAAAGATGCAATAATATGTtgttaaagtattttttattacaaataaattcaaaatgcaAGTAGATCTTGACATACAGACAATTCAGTCAGCTCATTTTATCCACCAACCAGTTTCTCAATAGATTTTtccagaaactaaataaatcttTATGGTAAAACCCCCCAAATACATACCATAATAGAGGACTTTATCCATAGTAGTGCCCATCCTTAATG
This window harbors:
- the fahd1 gene encoding acylpyruvase FAHD1, mitochondrial gives rise to the protein MTARNVSRFWEWGRKIICVGRNYADHAKELKNAIPTEPVLFLKPPSAYVTEGSSIQVPTYCSNLHHEVELGVVIGKGGTAISQSAAMEHVAGYALCLDMTARDVQDECKSKGLPWTLAKAFNTSCPVSEFIPKERIPDPGNVTLWLKVNDQLRQKGCTDQMIFSIPYLISYISEFITLEEGDLILTGTPKGVSAVQEHDELQAGIQDVVSMSFRVERQDQ